Proteins encoded together in one Nocardioides marinisabuli window:
- a CDS encoding flavin reductase family protein has translation MTIHDSHPFADPDPDPVRRLRGRLGGAVTLWAAGEGALRDGLTVTSLMLAHGERPSLLALLDPDADLTGTLLDTGRAAVSLLAWEHRYLADAFAGTAPAPGGPFRLTDFEQTDWGPRPVSAPTWAGVEVEDQRQVGWSLEVTCRLAHVVVGEDDGPGGALGHRRGRYLRLGVPDDTTT, from the coding sequence ATGACCATCCACGACTCGCACCCCTTCGCCGACCCCGACCCCGACCCCGTACGCCGGCTGCGCGGGCGGCTCGGCGGCGCCGTCACCCTGTGGGCCGCGGGCGAAGGAGCGCTGCGCGACGGGCTCACGGTCACCTCGCTGATGCTGGCCCACGGCGAGCGGCCCAGCCTGCTGGCGCTGCTCGACCCCGACGCCGACCTGACCGGCACCCTGCTGGACACCGGGCGCGCGGCGGTCTCGCTGCTGGCCTGGGAGCACCGCTACCTCGCCGACGCCTTCGCCGGCACCGCACCCGCGCCGGGCGGGCCCTTCCGGCTGACCGACTTCGAGCAGACCGACTGGGGCCCGCGGCCGGTCTCGGCACCCACCTGGGCCGGTGTCGAGGTGGAGGACCAGCGCCAGGTCGGCTGGTCGCTGGAGGTGACCTGCCGGCTGGCGCACGTCGTGGTCGGCGAGGACGACGGGCCCGGTGGGGCGCTGGGCCACCGCCGGGGGCGCTACCTGCGCCTCGGTGTGCCCGACGACACGACGACCTGA
- a CDS encoding response regulator — MSAVTPPATAALRVMVVDDHPMWRDAVERDLAAAGHHVVAVAATGDEALARFPAARPQVVVLDLQIPGPSGVEVTAGVLAVDPSARVLILSASGEQADVLAAVKAGATGYLVKSASKAELLAAVAAVAVGDPVFTPGLAGLVLGEYRRLSDTPDDDPGAGHPELTERETEVLRMVAKGWSYKQIAERLVLSHRTVQNHVQNTLRKLQMHNRVELTRWAIERGLDDE; from the coding sequence ATGAGCGCCGTCACACCTCCCGCCACCGCCGCGCTGCGCGTGATGGTGGTCGACGACCACCCGATGTGGCGCGACGCGGTGGAGCGCGACCTCGCCGCGGCCGGGCACCACGTCGTGGCGGTCGCCGCCACGGGCGACGAGGCGTTGGCACGGTTCCCGGCCGCCCGGCCCCAGGTGGTCGTCCTCGACCTGCAGATCCCCGGGCCCAGCGGCGTCGAGGTCACCGCCGGGGTGCTGGCGGTCGACCCGTCGGCGCGGGTGCTGATCCTCTCGGCCTCCGGCGAGCAGGCCGACGTGCTGGCCGCGGTCAAGGCGGGCGCCACCGGCTACCTGGTCAAGTCGGCCTCGAAGGCCGAGCTGCTCGCCGCTGTCGCGGCGGTCGCCGTCGGCGACCCCGTCTTCACCCCGGGCCTGGCCGGGCTGGTGCTGGGGGAGTACCGCCGGCTCTCCGACACCCCCGACGACGACCCGGGCGCCGGGCACCCCGAGCTCACCGAGCGCGAGACCGAGGTCCTGCGGATGGTCGCCAAGGGCTGGTCCTACAAGCAGATCGCCGAGCGCCTGGTGCTCTCGCACCGCACGGTGCAGAACCACGTGCAGAACACGCTGCGCAAGCTGCAGATGCACAACCGCGTCGAGCTGACCCGGTGGGCGATCGAGCGCGGCCTCGACGATGAGTGA
- the glpK gene encoding glycerol kinase GlpK, translating to MSCVLAIDAGTTGVTAVVVDASGQVRARGYQEFAQHFPHPGWVEHAPEEIWQATLESVRAVLGQVDAAELTSIGITNQRETVLLWDRETLGSPRRAIVWQDRRTAEICVRLREQGHEPRVAELTGLRLDPYFSGTKLAWLAEHEPRTWALVEEGRYAVGTVDSYLVARMTRGLEHVTDVSNASRTLLYDLTTGDWSAELCALFGVPVDALPEIVPSWGEVATTDPRSFLGLSLPVAGIAGDQQAALFGQTCFDVGDAKCTYGTGSFILTNTGGELVRSDAGLLTTAAWRSPDGTDTFALEGAVFVTGAAVQWLRDGLQIIGSAAETEAIAATVDSSEGVVFVPALTGLGAPDWDPHARGTIHGLTRGTTRAHIVRATLEAIAFEVRDVLETMHGTVPARTSLRVDGGACANDLLCQVQADQLGLEVQRPRLSETTALGAAFLAGLGTGVWSSTDDLRETWQLDRSFSPRGDRERADAEHARWREAVERSKGWALL from the coding sequence GTGAGCTGTGTCCTGGCGATCGACGCCGGCACCACCGGCGTCACCGCGGTCGTCGTCGACGCCTCGGGCCAGGTCCGGGCCCGCGGCTACCAGGAGTTCGCCCAGCACTTCCCGCACCCCGGGTGGGTCGAGCACGCGCCGGAGGAGATCTGGCAGGCGACCCTGGAGTCGGTGCGCGCGGTGCTGGGCCAGGTCGACGCCGCCGAGCTGACCTCGATCGGGATCACCAACCAGCGCGAGACGGTGCTGCTGTGGGACCGCGAGACCCTGGGCTCCCCGCGGCGCGCCATCGTCTGGCAGGACCGGCGTACGGCCGAGATCTGCGTGCGGCTGCGCGAGCAGGGCCACGAGCCGCGGGTCGCCGAGCTGACCGGGCTGCGGCTGGACCCCTACTTCTCCGGCACCAAGCTGGCCTGGCTGGCCGAGCACGAGCCGCGCACCTGGGCGCTGGTCGAGGAGGGCCGGTACGCCGTCGGCACCGTCGACTCCTACCTGGTCGCGCGGATGACCCGCGGCCTCGAGCACGTCACCGACGTCTCCAACGCCAGCCGCACGCTGCTCTATGACCTCACCACCGGCGACTGGTCGGCCGAGCTGTGCGCGCTCTTCGGGGTGCCGGTGGACGCGCTGCCCGAGATCGTGCCCAGCTGGGGCGAGGTCGCGACCACCGACCCGCGCTCGTTCCTGGGCCTCTCGCTCCCGGTGGCCGGCATCGCCGGCGACCAGCAGGCGGCGCTCTTCGGCCAGACCTGCTTCGACGTCGGCGACGCCAAGTGCACCTACGGCACCGGCTCGTTCATCCTCACCAACACCGGCGGCGAGCTGGTGCGCTCCGACGCCGGCCTGCTCACCACCGCCGCGTGGCGCTCCCCCGACGGCACCGACACCTTCGCGCTCGAGGGCGCCGTCTTCGTCACGGGAGCTGCGGTGCAGTGGCTGCGCGACGGCCTGCAGATCATCGGCTCGGCCGCCGAGACCGAGGCGATCGCGGCGACCGTCGACAGCTCCGAGGGGGTTGTGTTCGTGCCGGCCCTGACCGGCCTGGGCGCCCCCGACTGGGACCCGCACGCCCGCGGCACCATCCACGGCCTGACCCGCGGCACCACCCGCGCCCACATCGTGCGCGCCACCCTCGAGGCGATCGCCTTCGAGGTGCGCGACGTGCTCGAGACGATGCACGGCACCGTTCCGGCCCGCACCTCCCTGCGCGTCGACGGCGGGGCCTGCGCCAACGACCTGCTCTGCCAGGTCCAGGCCGACCAGCTCGGCCTCGAGGTGCAGCGCCCCCGGCTGTCGGAGACCACCGCGCTCGGCGCCGCCTTCCTCGCGGGCCTGGGCACCGGTGTCTGGAGCTCCACCGACGACCTGCGCGAGACCTGGCAGCTCGACCGCAGCTTCTCCCCCCGCGGCGACCGCGAGCGCGCCGACGCCGAGCACGCCCGCTGGCGCGAGGCGGTCGAGCGCTCCAAGGGCTGGGCCCTCCTGTGA
- a CDS encoding DUF1028 domain-containing protein, with the protein MTFSIVARSADGESWGVAVASKFLAVGSAVPAAVAQVGAIATQADANVAFKGLALSHLDEGATAAVALDRLLEEDEGRDHRQVGIVDVDGGAATFTGPLCLDWAGGRSGDGYALQGNVLAGEEVLEAMETAFLGSDPGAPLGTRLLAALHAGDRAGGDRRGRQSAALLVVRDEAGYGGLDDIEVDLRVDDHADPVVELARLLDLNELYLTASTEEEKVAVTPELEAELERFAAEGGHRDFHAWVGTENYEMRVAPDLSWIDRRVLAVVRGGTDEASA; encoded by the coding sequence ATGACCTTCTCGATCGTGGCCCGCTCCGCCGACGGTGAGTCCTGGGGGGTGGCGGTGGCCTCGAAGTTCCTGGCCGTCGGCAGCGCCGTGCCCGCCGCGGTGGCCCAGGTCGGCGCCATCGCCACCCAGGCCGACGCCAACGTCGCCTTCAAGGGCCTGGCGCTCTCGCACCTCGACGAGGGCGCCACCGCCGCGGTCGCCCTCGACCGGCTGCTCGAGGAGGACGAGGGCCGCGACCACCGCCAGGTCGGCATCGTCGACGTCGACGGCGGCGCCGCCACCTTCACCGGCCCCCTGTGCCTGGACTGGGCGGGTGGGCGCAGCGGCGACGGCTACGCGCTGCAGGGCAACGTGCTCGCCGGCGAGGAGGTCCTCGAGGCGATGGAGACCGCGTTCCTCGGCTCCGACCCGGGAGCCCCGCTCGGCACCCGGCTGCTGGCCGCGCTGCATGCCGGCGACCGGGCCGGCGGCGACCGCCGCGGTCGCCAGTCGGCGGCGCTGCTGGTGGTGCGCGACGAGGCCGGGTACGGCGGTCTCGACGACATCGAGGTCGACCTGCGCGTCGACGACCACGCCGACCCGGTGGTCGAGCTCGCCCGCCTGCTCGACCTCAACGAGCTCTACCTGACCGCCTCCACCGAGGAGGAGAAGGTGGCCGTCACCCCCGAGCTCGAGGCCGAGCTCGAGCGGTTCGCCGCCGAGGGCGGCCACCGCGACTTCCACGCGTGGGTCGGCACCGAGAACTACGAGATGCGGGTGGCGCCCGACCTGTCCTGGATCGACCGGCGGGTCCTGGCCGTGGTGCGCGGGGGCACCGACGAGGCCTCCGCGTGA
- a CDS encoding MFS transporter produces MRNVGFALGGLAAGLAITIGTPSAYAAIVVVNAASYAVAFLLLLSVPATASSGHRPEPGSWATVLRDRPYRLLVLGQLCFAMSMMVLNVVLPVYATTVLGLPGWVTGTVFTLNTVLVGLGQGLVVRAMTGARRWRVLLLAHATFAAAYAVMALAGALPVALAVVALLLGSVVYTAGELLGGPVHGALSAEAAPEHLRGRYLSLVQLAWGVAGAVAPVTFAWLLDRGVWPIWAALGAIALAGGLVALRLGR; encoded by the coding sequence CTGCGCAACGTCGGCTTCGCGCTCGGCGGGCTCGCGGCCGGGCTCGCCATCACCATCGGCACCCCGTCGGCGTACGCCGCCATCGTGGTCGTCAACGCGGCGTCGTACGCCGTGGCCTTCCTGCTGCTGCTCTCGGTGCCGGCCACGGCCTCGAGCGGCCACCGCCCCGAGCCCGGCTCATGGGCCACGGTGCTGCGCGACCGGCCCTACCGGCTGCTGGTGCTGGGCCAGCTGTGCTTCGCGATGTCGATGATGGTGCTCAACGTGGTGCTGCCGGTCTACGCCACGACGGTGCTGGGGCTGCCCGGCTGGGTCACCGGCACCGTCTTCACGCTCAACACGGTGCTGGTCGGACTGGGCCAGGGGCTGGTGGTGCGCGCGATGACGGGCGCGCGCCGCTGGCGGGTGCTGCTGCTCGCCCACGCCACCTTCGCGGCGGCGTACGCCGTCATGGCGCTGGCCGGTGCGCTCCCGGTCGCCCTCGCGGTGGTCGCGCTGCTGCTCGGCTCGGTCGTCTACACCGCCGGCGAGCTCCTCGGCGGGCCGGTGCACGGCGCCCTGTCGGCCGAGGCGGCGCCCGAGCACCTGCGCGGTCGCTACCTCTCGCTGGTGCAGCTGGCCTGGGGCGTGGCGGGCGCGGTCGCGCCGGTGACCTTCGCGTGGCTGCTCGACCGAGGCGTGTGGCCGATCTGGGCGGCGCTGGGTGCGATCGCCCTCGCGGGCGGCCTGGTCGCGCTGCGGCTGGGCCGGTGA
- a CDS encoding 6-phosphofructokinase, with translation MRVGVLTGGGDCPGLNAVIRAVVRRGVRDHGFELIGYRDGWKGPLEGLSFPLGIEQCRGILPRGGTILGSSRTNPFAIDDGVERIRANLAADGVDALVAIGGEDTLGVATKLAEAGVSVVGVPKTIDNDLSGTDFTFGFDTAVNIATDAIDRLHTTAESHHRVLVVEVMGRHAGWIALHAGMAGGASAILIPEQPFDIDAVCDHVQTRFESEYAPIIVVSEGAVPKDGGDMTLSSGEKDSFGHVRLGGIGDRLASEIEHRTGKEARAVVLGHIQRGGTPTAFDRWLATRFGLQAADAVADGDFGTMMALRGTRIDRVPLIEGTGELKTVSPAEYAEAEVFFG, from the coding sequence ATGCGAGTGGGAGTGCTGACCGGAGGCGGGGACTGCCCTGGCCTCAACGCCGTCATCCGTGCCGTGGTGCGCCGTGGGGTGCGCGACCACGGCTTCGAGCTGATCGGCTACCGCGACGGCTGGAAGGGCCCCCTCGAGGGGCTGAGCTTCCCGCTGGGCATCGAGCAGTGCCGCGGCATCCTGCCGCGCGGCGGCACCATCCTCGGCTCCTCGCGCACCAACCCGTTCGCGATCGACGACGGGGTGGAGCGGATCCGCGCCAACCTGGCCGCCGACGGGGTCGACGCCCTGGTCGCGATCGGCGGCGAGGACACCCTCGGCGTGGCCACCAAGCTGGCCGAGGCGGGCGTCTCGGTCGTCGGGGTCCCCAAGACCATCGACAACGACCTGTCGGGCACCGACTTCACCTTCGGCTTCGACACGGCCGTCAACATCGCCACCGACGCGATCGACCGGCTGCACACCACCGCCGAGTCGCACCACCGGGTGCTGGTGGTGGAGGTGATGGGCCGCCACGCCGGCTGGATCGCCCTGCACGCCGGCATGGCCGGCGGCGCCAGCGCCATCCTGATCCCCGAGCAGCCCTTCGACATCGACGCCGTCTGCGACCACGTGCAGACCCGCTTCGAGAGCGAGTACGCCCCGATCATCGTGGTCTCCGAGGGCGCGGTGCCCAAGGACGGCGGCGACATGACGCTCTCCTCGGGGGAGAAGGACTCGTTCGGCCACGTGCGCCTGGGGGGCATCGGCGACCGGCTGGCCAGCGAGATCGAGCACCGCACCGGCAAGGAGGCGCGGGCGGTCGTGCTGGGCCACATCCAGCGCGGCGGCACCCCCACCGCCTTCGACCGGTGGCTGGCCACCCGCTTCGGGCTGCAGGCCGCCGACGCGGTCGCCGACGGCGACTTCGGCACGATGATGGCGCTGCGCGGCACCCGCATCGACCGGGTCCCCCTGATCGAGGGCACCGGCGAGCTCAAGACCGTCAGCCCCGCCGAGTACGCCGAGGCCGAGGTCTTCTTCGGCTGA
- a CDS encoding APC family permease: MATQSTTRPDPAEQRDEGAGGELKRAIGPRLLLFFIVGDIIGAGVFAITGDVAGEVGGVAWVPFLVAFAVAALTALSYLELVTKHPQAAGAALFVHKAFNVHFLTFLVAFAVVCSGITSASTSSGLVASNLLLGLDGLVGGVPTGDTATLLVALGFMVLLALVNLRGVGESVRFNVVLTSVVVLALGVIIAIGFWAMATDGDVGRVVVFESPGDKNVFAAITIATTVAFFAMVGFEDSVNMVEEVEDPGRTFPRIMLTGLGVCAVIYVLVAITVVVVIPPGDITDPVNPEAGILLDVVRVGAPGLPIDDIFPFLTVFAVANTALINMLMASRLIYGMGKQDVLPRSLSAVLPGRRSPWAAILFTTAMALGLITFVRLRSDSDVVVALAGTTGLLLLVVFTVVNIACLVLRRDTRTEPVFRAPTWVPYVGAATAAFLVGPWARNEDDHIQYSIAGVLLLIGVGLWVLTWATNRGVRAKRTGFRDIDHLEGL, from the coding sequence ATGGCCACGCAGAGCACCACCCGCCCCGACCCGGCGGAGCAGCGTGACGAGGGGGCGGGGGGCGAGCTCAAGCGGGCCATCGGCCCGCGGCTGCTGCTGTTCTTCATCGTCGGCGACATCATCGGCGCCGGCGTCTTCGCGATCACCGGCGACGTGGCCGGCGAGGTCGGGGGCGTGGCCTGGGTGCCGTTCCTGGTCGCCTTCGCCGTGGCCGCCCTGACCGCGCTGTCCTACCTCGAGCTGGTGACCAAGCACCCGCAGGCCGCCGGGGCCGCGCTGTTCGTGCACAAGGCGTTCAACGTGCACTTCCTGACCTTCCTGGTGGCTTTCGCGGTGGTCTGCTCGGGCATCACCAGCGCCTCGACGTCCTCGGGCCTGGTCGCCTCCAACCTGCTCCTCGGCCTCGACGGCCTCGTCGGCGGCGTACCCACCGGCGACACCGCGACCCTGCTCGTCGCGCTCGGCTTCATGGTGCTGCTCGCGCTCGTCAACCTGCGTGGCGTCGGCGAGAGCGTGCGGTTCAACGTGGTGCTGACCTCGGTCGTGGTGCTCGCGCTCGGCGTCATCATCGCCATCGGCTTCTGGGCGATGGCCACCGACGGCGACGTGGGCCGGGTCGTGGTCTTCGAGTCGCCGGGCGACAAGAACGTCTTCGCGGCCATCACCATCGCCACCACGGTGGCGTTCTTCGCGATGGTCGGCTTCGAGGACTCCGTGAACATGGTCGAGGAGGTCGAGGACCCGGGCCGGACCTTCCCCCGCATCATGCTCACCGGCCTGGGCGTCTGCGCGGTGATCTACGTGCTCGTCGCGATCACCGTGGTCGTGGTGATCCCGCCGGGCGACATCACCGACCCGGTCAACCCCGAGGCCGGCATCCTGCTCGACGTGGTGCGGGTCGGTGCGCCGGGCCTGCCGATCGACGACATCTTCCCGTTCCTGACCGTCTTCGCGGTCGCCAACACCGCTCTGATCAACATGCTGATGGCCAGTCGGCTGATCTACGGCATGGGCAAGCAGGACGTGCTGCCGCGCTCGCTGTCGGCGGTGCTGCCGGGGCGCCGCTCCCCGTGGGCCGCGATCCTCTTCACCACCGCCATGGCGCTGGGCCTGATCACCTTCGTGCGGCTGCGCTCCGACAGCGACGTCGTGGTGGCGCTGGCCGGCACCACCGGGCTGCTGCTGCTGGTCGTCTTCACGGTCGTCAACATCGCCTGCCTGGTGCTGCGCCGCGACACCCGCACCGAGCCGGTCTTCCGCGCCCCGACCTGGGTGCCGTACGTCGGTGCCGCGACCGCCGCCTTCCTCGTCGGGCCGTGGGCGCGCAACGAGGACGACCACATCCAGTACTCCATCGCCGGGGTGCTGCTGCTCATCGGCGTCGGCCTGTGGGTGCTGACCTGGGCCACCAACCGGGGGGTGCGGGCCAAGCGCACCGGCTTCCGTGACATCGACCACCTCGAGGGTCTGTGA
- a CDS encoding class II 3-deoxy-7-phosphoheptulonate synthase: MSAIPDLESLHARGAAQQPSYPDRAAVDAAVTKLRTMPPLVFAGECDDLTDKIAAVTRGEAFLLQGGDCAETFAGVTADNVRNKLRVLLQMAVVLTYAGSVPVVKVGRLAGQYAKPRSSDNETRTVDGEAVTLPAYRGDAVNGFEFTEASRVPDPQRLVDVYNASAATLNLVRAFVTGGYADLRQVHTWNTDFVRSSPIGQRYESMAADIERALTFMKAIGADPDEFHRVDFHSSHEALVLEYEHAMTRIDSRTEAPYDVSGHFVWIGERTRQLDGAHVELLSKIRNPIGVKLGPTTTADDAIALAARLNPDNTPGRLTFITRFGAGKIRDGLPDLVEKVTAAGLQVAWVCDPMHGNTFEASSGYKTRKFEDVIDELQGFFDVHRALGTWPGGIHIELTGDDVTECVGGGEELAEIDLGNRYESVCDPRLNRVQSLETAFLVAEMLKKA; the protein is encoded by the coding sequence GTGAGCGCCATCCCCGATCTCGAGAGCCTGCACGCCCGCGGAGCAGCCCAGCAGCCGTCGTACCCCGACCGTGCTGCCGTCGACGCCGCCGTCACCAAGCTGCGCACGATGCCGCCGCTGGTCTTCGCCGGTGAGTGCGACGACCTGACCGACAAGATCGCCGCGGTCACCCGCGGCGAGGCGTTCCTGCTGCAGGGCGGCGACTGCGCCGAGACCTTCGCCGGCGTCACGGCCGACAACGTGCGCAACAAGCTGCGCGTGCTGCTGCAGATGGCGGTCGTGCTGACGTACGCCGGCTCGGTGCCGGTGGTCAAGGTCGGCCGGCTGGCCGGGCAGTACGCCAAGCCGCGCTCCTCCGACAACGAGACCCGCACCGTCGACGGCGAGGCCGTCACGCTGCCGGCCTACCGCGGTGACGCGGTCAACGGCTTCGAGTTCACCGAGGCCTCGCGGGTGCCCGACCCGCAGCGCCTCGTCGACGTCTACAACGCCTCGGCCGCCACCCTCAACCTGGTGCGCGCCTTCGTGACCGGCGGCTACGCCGACCTGCGCCAGGTGCACACCTGGAACACCGACTTCGTGCGCTCGAGCCCCATCGGCCAGCGCTACGAGTCGATGGCCGCCGACATCGAGCGCGCGCTGACCTTCATGAAGGCCATCGGCGCCGACCCCGACGAGTTCCACCGCGTCGACTTCCACTCCAGCCACGAGGCGCTGGTGCTGGAGTACGAGCACGCGATGACCCGCATCGACTCGCGCACCGAGGCGCCGTACGACGTCTCGGGGCACTTCGTGTGGATCGGCGAGCGCACCCGCCAGCTCGACGGCGCCCACGTCGAGCTGCTGAGCAAGATCCGCAACCCCATCGGTGTGAAGCTCGGCCCGACCACCACCGCCGACGACGCGATCGCGCTGGCCGCCAGGCTCAACCCCGACAACACGCCCGGGCGCCTGACCTTCATCACCCGCTTCGGTGCGGGCAAGATCCGCGACGGCCTGCCCGACCTGGTCGAGAAGGTCACCGCCGCGGGCCTGCAGGTCGCCTGGGTCTGCGACCCGATGCACGGCAACACCTTCGAGGCCTCCTCGGGCTACAAGACCCGCAAGTTCGAGGACGTCATCGACGAGCTGCAGGGCTTCTTCGACGTCCACCGCGCGCTGGGCACCTGGCCCGGCGGCATCCACATCGAGCTCACCGGCGACGACGTCACCGAGTGCGTCGGTGGTGGCGAGGAGCTGGCCGAGATCGACCTCGGCAACCGCTACGAGTCGGTCTGCGACCCGCGCCTGAACCGGGTGCAGTCGCTGGAGACCGCCTTCCTCGTCGCGGAGATGCTCAAGAAGGCCTGA
- a CDS encoding threonine aldolase family protein, with protein sequence MIDLRSDTLTQPTESMRAAMARAEVGDDVYGEDPTVLDLEEHVAGLLGHEAALFTPTGSMANVLAVRALVEPGEEVLCEASAHIARAELGAHGAISGVTMRTWLHPRGQLDLDVVGGMLAPDMGPFFVRTAAVSVENTHNFAGGTVLPIGDLRDLRELADGAGIAVHVDGARLWNAHVATGTPLAEYGAVADTMAVCLSKGLGAPVGSLMVGSADAISAARVRRKRMGGGMRQVGILAAAGRHALDHHLDRLADDHEHARLLAEACGVDPAGVDTNIVVVPHDDAPGYVARAAEAGVRVAAVGPRTVRLVTHLGVDRAAAERAAAVLARL encoded by the coding sequence GTGATCGACCTGCGCTCCGACACCCTGACCCAGCCCACCGAGTCGATGCGTGCCGCCATGGCGCGCGCCGAGGTCGGCGACGACGTGTACGGCGAGGACCCGACCGTCCTCGACCTCGAGGAGCACGTCGCGGGGCTGCTGGGCCACGAGGCGGCGCTCTTCACCCCCACCGGGTCGATGGCCAACGTGCTCGCGGTGCGGGCCCTGGTCGAGCCCGGTGAGGAGGTGCTGTGCGAGGCCTCCGCCCACATCGCGCGCGCCGAGCTCGGCGCCCACGGCGCGATCTCGGGGGTCACGATGCGCACCTGGCTGCACCCGCGCGGCCAGCTCGACCTCGACGTCGTCGGCGGCATGCTCGCCCCCGACATGGGGCCGTTCTTCGTCCGCACGGCCGCGGTCTCGGTCGAGAACACCCACAACTTCGCGGGCGGCACGGTGCTGCCGATCGGCGACCTGCGCGACCTGCGCGAGCTCGCCGACGGCGCCGGCATCGCGGTGCACGTCGACGGCGCGCGGCTCTGGAACGCGCACGTGGCGACCGGCACGCCACTGGCGGAGTACGGCGCGGTCGCCGACACCATGGCGGTCTGCCTCTCCAAGGGCCTCGGGGCCCCGGTGGGCTCGCTGATGGTCGGCAGCGCCGACGCGATCAGCGCGGCGCGGGTGCGCCGCAAGCGGATGGGCGGCGGGATGCGGCAGGTCGGCATCCTGGCCGCCGCCGGCCGGCACGCCCTCGACCACCACCTCGACCGCCTCGCCGACGACCACGAGCACGCCCGCCTGCTGGCGGAGGCCTGCGGGGTCGACCCGGCCGGCGTGGACACCAACATCGTGGTGGTGCCCCACGACGACGCACCGGGCTACGTCGCACGCGCGGCCGAGGCCGGTGTGCGCGTGGCGGCCGTGGGGCCGCGCACGGTGCGCCTGGTCACCCACCTCGGCGTCGACCGCGCGGCCGCCGAGCGGGCCGCGGCCGTGCTGGCCCGCCTCTGA
- a CDS encoding LuxR family transcriptional regulator, giving the protein MGVGELERARAGFERGDWAAAHAGWVASAPGTLSVQDLADLATAAELLGRHTEAVAALQDAFARSLEGGELPRAVHCAFRLAMTTAAHSQPALSAGWAARVEELLDTLDDDAVEHGWVAMLRMFRALGAGAFDEAGACADRAAAVGRGHHDTDLVAMATCARGRFAMYAGRVPAGLALLDESMVRVVAGETSPVIAGHVYCTAIEGCQEVGDLARVAEWTAALERWCARQPDLLAFTGQCAVHRGQLLRLHGDWPGALAEFADAERRYRQVHALDAVGLASYERGEVLRLLGQHADAEAAFDRASDHGYEPQPGLALLWVARGRTGAARAAVGRLLTEAAGPVQRARLLGPAVDVLLACDDQGAARDLVDDLDRLAAEFGCAGLLATAAAAHGAVELAVGDPAGALPYLRKAYAAWVALDGPHEVARVRVQLARALRSMGDHDSARVELEAARRTFAALGAAPDLAQVGRLMAPEVLPAGLTGREAQVLRLVAAGRSNAQIADELVLSEKTVARHLSNIFTKLDVHSRTAAAAFAFEHDLM; this is encoded by the coding sequence ATGGGCGTCGGCGAGCTCGAGCGGGCCCGGGCCGGCTTCGAGCGCGGCGACTGGGCCGCCGCCCACGCGGGCTGGGTGGCCTCGGCACCGGGCACGCTGTCGGTGCAGGACCTCGCCGACCTCGCCACCGCGGCCGAGCTGCTCGGGCGCCACACCGAGGCGGTGGCGGCGCTGCAGGACGCCTTCGCGCGGTCCCTCGAGGGCGGGGAGCTCCCCCGGGCCGTCCACTGCGCCTTCCGGTTGGCGATGACCACCGCCGCCCACAGCCAGCCGGCGCTGTCCGCAGGGTGGGCCGCGCGTGTCGAGGAGCTCCTCGACACGCTCGACGACGACGCGGTCGAGCACGGCTGGGTGGCGATGCTGCGGATGTTCCGCGCGCTCGGCGCCGGAGCGTTCGACGAGGCGGGCGCGTGCGCCGACCGTGCGGCGGCCGTGGGACGAGGACACCACGACACCGACCTGGTCGCCATGGCCACCTGCGCGCGCGGACGGTTCGCGATGTACGCCGGGCGGGTGCCCGCCGGGCTGGCGCTGCTGGACGAGTCGATGGTCCGGGTGGTGGCCGGGGAGACCTCGCCCGTGATCGCCGGCCACGTCTACTGCACCGCCATCGAGGGCTGCCAGGAGGTCGGCGACCTGGCCCGCGTCGCGGAGTGGACAGCCGCACTCGAACGCTGGTGCGCCCGGCAGCCGGACCTGCTGGCCTTCACCGGGCAGTGCGCCGTGCACCGTGGCCAGCTGCTGCGCCTGCACGGGGACTGGCCCGGTGCCCTCGCGGAGTTCGCGGACGCGGAGCGGCGCTACCGCCAGGTGCACGCCCTCGACGCGGTGGGGCTGGCGTCGTACGAGAGGGGCGAGGTGCTGCGGCTGCTCGGTCAGCACGCCGACGCCGAGGCCGCCTTCGACCGGGCCTCCGACCACGGCTACGAGCCGCAGCCCGGGCTCGCCCTGCTCTGGGTGGCGCGCGGTCGGACGGGCGCCGCACGGGCGGCGGTGGGCCGACTGCTCACCGAGGCGGCCGGACCCGTGCAGCGGGCGCGCCTGCTCGGCCCGGCCGTCGACGTGCTCCTCGCCTGCGACGACCAGGGCGCCGCCCGCGACCTGGTCGACGACCTGGACCGCCTGGCCGCGGAGTTCGGCTGCGCCGGGCTGCTGGCCACGGCCGCGGCCGCGCACGGTGCGGTCGAGCTCGCCGTCGGCGACCCGGCCGGCGCGCTCCCCTACCTGCGCAAGGCGTACGCCGCCTGGGTCGCCCTCGACGGCCCCCACGAGGTCGCGCGGGTGCGCGTGCAGCTGGCCCGGGCCCTGCGCTCGATGGGCGACCACGACTCGGCACGTGTCGAGCTGGAGGCTGCCCGCCGCACCTTCGCCGCCCTGGGGGCCGCGCCGGACCTGGCCCAGGTGGGGCGCCTGATGGCTCCCGAGGTGCTGCCCGCCGGGCTGACCGGGCGCGAGGCGCAGGTGCTGCGGCTGGTGGCCGCCGGGCGCAGCAACGCGCAGATAGCCGACGAGCTGGTGCTCAGCGAGAAGACCGTGGCCCGGCACCTGAGCAACATCTTCACCAAGCTCGACGTGCACTCCCGGACCGCCGCAGCGGCGTTCGCCTTCGAGCACGACCTGATGTGA